The Manihot esculenta cultivar AM560-2 chromosome 11, M.esculenta_v8, whole genome shotgun sequence genome includes a region encoding these proteins:
- the LOC122725163 gene encoding uncharacterized protein At3g28850-like: protein MDAGYLDEIQMITCSKKVRLPAVFLGGKYVGGAEEIKEMNESGELSKLIGGLPFVGNNSFCDVCGELRHVLCAQCNGSHKIYSEKHGFTTCTSCNVNGLVKCGLCYPVNWRRMST, encoded by the coding sequence ATGGATGCCGGGTATCTCGACGAGATACAGATGATCACATGTTCTAAAAAGGTTAGGTTACCTGCAGTTTTCTTAGGTGGGAAGTATGTTGGTGGGGCCGAGGAGATCAAGGAGATGAATGAGAGTGGTGAGTTGAGTAAGCTGATTGGTGGGTTACCCTTTGTAGGAAACAATAGTTTCTGTGATGTTTGTGGAGAGCTGAGACATGTTCTTTGCGCACAGTGCAATGGCAGCCATAAGATCTACTCTGAGAAGCATGGGTTTACGACCTGCACATCGTGCAATGTAAACGGTCTGGTTAAGTGCGGCCTATGTTATCCCGTGAACTGGCGGCGAATGTCAACTTAG